The following proteins are encoded in a genomic region of Pseudodesulfovibrio mercurii:
- the potA gene encoding spermidine/putrescine ABC transporter ATP-binding protein PotA: MTQPVVALSGVTKTFDGETAVENISLSIEDGEFVTLLGPSGCGKTTILRILGGFEECDGGRVELDGRSMAGVPPESRAVNTVFQSYALFPHMNVFDNVAFGLRIAGQAETEVRRTVDEALKLVRLEAMGKRMPSELSGGQQQRVAIARAIVNKPRVLLLDEPLSALDYRLRKQMQKELKLLQRTLDIAFVLVTHDQEEAFSMSDRVVVMNDGRIEQVGTPREIYEEPANLYVARFVGEINVLDGTITGRRAESYTAEVEGASVLVKARREFAEGDRVHVLLRPEDFRVEVMKDLEESPDLADKFAKALLKGTVDGTCYRGATYDVDITLDDGKRILVTEFFDEDSESLYFHAGDRVAVGWFEGWEVVLPHEG, encoded by the coding sequence ATGACACAACCTGTCGTCGCCCTGTCCGGCGTCACCAAGACCTTTGACGGGGAGACCGCCGTCGAAAACATCTCCCTGTCCATCGAGGACGGGGAGTTCGTCACCCTGCTCGGCCCGTCCGGGTGCGGCAAGACCACCATCCTGCGCATCCTCGGCGGGTTCGAGGAGTGCGACGGCGGGCGGGTGGAGCTGGACGGCCGCTCCATGGCGGGCGTGCCCCCGGAGTCGCGGGCCGTGAACACCGTGTTCCAGAGCTACGCCCTGTTCCCGCACATGAATGTCTTCGACAACGTGGCCTTCGGCCTGCGCATCGCTGGCCAGGCCGAGACCGAGGTCCGCCGCACCGTGGACGAGGCCCTCAAGCTCGTCCGTCTGGAAGCCATGGGCAAACGCATGCCCTCGGAGCTGTCCGGCGGCCAGCAGCAGCGCGTGGCCATCGCCCGGGCCATCGTCAACAAGCCCCGGGTCCTGCTCCTGGACGAGCCCCTGTCCGCCCTGGACTACCGGCTGCGCAAGCAGATGCAGAAGGAACTCAAGCTGTTGCAGCGCACCCTGGACATCGCCTTCGTCCTCGTCACCCACGACCAGGAGGAGGCCTTCTCCATGTCCGACCGGGTGGTGGTCATGAACGACGGGCGCATCGAGCAGGTGGGCACCCCGCGCGAGATCTACGAGGAACCGGCCAACCTGTACGTGGCCCGCTTCGTGGGCGAGATCAACGTCCTGGACGGGACCATCACCGGCCGCCGGGCCGAGAGCTACACCGCCGAGGTCGAGGGCGCGTCCGTGCTGGTCAAGGCCCGGCGCGAGTTCGCCGAGGGCGACCGCGTGCACGTGCTCCTGCGGCCCGAGGACTTCCGCGTGGAGGTCATGAAGGACCTGGAGGAGTCCCCGGACCTGGCCGACAAGTTCGCCAAGGCCCTGCTCAAGGGCACGGTGGACGGCACCTGCTACCGGGGGGCCACCTACGACGTGGACATCACCCTGGACGACGGCAAGCGCATCCTGGTCACCGAGTTCTTCGACGAGGACAGCGAGAGCCTCTACTTCCACGCCGGGGACCGGGTGGCCGTGGGCTGGTTCGAGGGCTGGGAGGTGGTCCTGCCCCATGAAGGATAA
- a CDS encoding acyltransferase family protein encodes MGFIRLLLAFAVFNSHFTAFDNLPMVDGHEAVLTFFAISGFYMALILDRTYGSARAFYLSRFLTLYPMYVLALVVSLGLLTSLDVHSLTDRETLRAIMTDPAAFLVMAWTSATTVGQELLFSLARHPEGGLYFVTSSREALWSDAPLIQAWSLSLEVTFYALAPFLVRLRTRTLLALMGASLACKLAVMASPVADVVLFKRFFPLEFWLFAGGILAYRAHRRLDPDPRWYDYALFPALAGLALTADLAAGPLRPFLLPGAALLTMPLVFRGFKRLRWDRFAGKVSYPFYLLHYIVIALFETYMDDPEGAYVLAVALAAAVLVHLLFNPGIECLKTKLRRRHALPVPADTAVLQPVVLP; translated from the coding sequence ATGGGCTTCATCCGCCTGCTGCTCGCCTTCGCGGTCTTCAACTCGCACTTCACGGCCTTCGACAACCTTCCCATGGTGGACGGCCACGAGGCTGTGCTGACCTTTTTCGCCATCTCCGGCTTCTACATGGCCCTGATCCTGGATCGGACCTACGGCAGCGCCCGCGCCTTCTACCTGAGCCGGTTCCTGACCCTGTACCCCATGTACGTCCTGGCCCTGGTGGTCAGCCTGGGGCTGCTGACCAGCCTGGACGTCCACTCCCTGACCGACCGGGAGACCCTGCGGGCGATCATGACCGACCCCGCCGCCTTCCTGGTCATGGCCTGGACCTCGGCCACCACCGTCGGCCAGGAGCTGCTCTTCTCCCTGGCCCGCCACCCCGAGGGCGGCCTGTACTTCGTGACCAGCAGCCGCGAGGCCCTGTGGTCCGACGCCCCGCTCATCCAGGCCTGGTCCCTGTCCCTGGAGGTGACCTTCTACGCCCTGGCCCCGTTCCTGGTCAGGCTGCGCACCCGGACCCTGCTCGCCCTCATGGGCGCAAGCCTGGCCTGCAAGCTGGCCGTCATGGCCTCGCCGGTGGCCGACGTGGTCCTGTTCAAGCGCTTTTTCCCGCTGGAATTCTGGCTGTTCGCGGGCGGCATCCTGGCCTACCGCGCCCACCGGCGGCTCGACCCGGACCCGCGCTGGTACGACTACGCGCTCTTCCCGGCCCTGGCCGGACTGGCCCTGACGGCCGACCTCGCGGCCGGCCCCCTGCGGCCGTTTCTTTTGCCCGGAGCGGCCCTGCTGACCATGCCCCTTGTCTTTCGCGGCTTCAAACGGTTACGATGGGACCGGTTCGCGGGCAAGGTCAGCTATCCGTTCTACCTGCTCCACTACATCGTCATCGCCCTGTTCGAGACCTACATGGACGACCCCGAGGGGGCCTACGTCCTGGCCGTCGCGCTGGCGGCCGCCGTATTGGTCCACCTCCTGTTCAACCCGGGCATCGAGTGCCTGAAAACGAAACTGCGTCGCCGCCACGCGCTTCCCGTCCCGGCGGACACGGCTGTGCTCCAGCCCGTGGTCCTGCCCTGA
- a CDS encoding SET domain-containing protein, translating to MMHPMTEVRFVDPTIGYGVIAAGDIPRGTIVYVRDPLEAAYAARAANRPDRVRDLGKTVYADESGVHVVSRDNARYVNHRCDANVMATAYGFEIAVRDIWKGQEISEEYGLFDLGRDIPLDCGCTRCRKALHPDDLERYHAAWDGLIRDALSRVADVHQPLMAFMDDETRHRLRAYLCGGEPYRSVAGLRRHGASLPSAIPPDNLRPVPLGFNG from the coding sequence ATGATGCATCCCATGACCGAAGTGCGCTTCGTCGATCCGACCATCGGGTACGGCGTGATCGCCGCCGGGGACATCCCGCGGGGCACCATCGTCTACGTCCGCGACCCGCTTGAGGCGGCCTACGCCGCCCGCGCGGCCAACCGGCCCGACCGGGTCCGCGACCTCGGCAAGACCGTCTACGCCGACGAGTCCGGCGTGCACGTCGTCAGCCGCGACAACGCGCGCTACGTCAATCACCGCTGCGACGCCAACGTCATGGCCACGGCCTACGGCTTCGAGATCGCGGTGCGGGACATCTGGAAGGGGCAGGAGATCAGCGAGGAATACGGCCTGTTCGACCTGGGCCGGGACATCCCCCTCGACTGCGGCTGCACCCGCTGCCGCAAGGCCCTGCACCCCGACGACCTGGAACGGTACCACGCGGCCTGGGACGGGCTCATCCGGGACGCCCTGTCCCGCGTGGCCGACGTCCACCAGCCCCTCATGGCCTTCATGGACGACGAGACCAGGCACCGGCTGCGCGCCTATCTCTGCGGCGGGGAACCCTACCGCTCCGTGGCCGGACTGCGCCGCCACGGCGCGTCCCTCCCGTCCGCGATCCCTCCCGACAACCTCAGGCCCGTCCCGCTCGGGTTCAACGGCTGA
- a CDS encoding GNAT family N-acetyltransferase, whose product MDTTTREEGVREDMREVRISSGITPEDVETILNMAASSGLFSADAMLSAEDMAWDCAYGNGEEAQTFLLAKADDGAGERIIGFVCYGPIMYWPGEYELYGITVDPEFRRLGIGSALVAEMIRRAAAETGKSVFLETGEGRAFENARRFYEANGFSVQHRFCKQFIPMEGGLVYRLNIDEDDADNNYQ is encoded by the coding sequence ATGGACACGACAACCAGAGAAGAAGGCGTCCGCGAGGACATGCGCGAGGTCCGCATCTCCTCGGGCATCACGCCCGAAGACGTGGAAACCATCCTGAACATGGCCGCCTCCAGCGGGCTGTTTTCGGCCGACGCCATGCTGTCCGCCGAGGACATGGCCTGGGACTGCGCCTACGGCAACGGAGAGGAGGCCCAGACCTTCCTCCTGGCCAAGGCCGACGACGGGGCCGGAGAGCGAATCATCGGCTTCGTCTGCTACGGCCCGATCATGTACTGGCCCGGCGAATACGAGCTCTACGGCATCACCGTGGACCCCGAGTTCCGCAGGCTGGGCATCGGCTCGGCCCTGGTGGCCGAGATGATCCGCCGGGCGGCGGCGGAAACGGGAAAATCCGTGTTCCTGGAGACCGGCGAGGGGCGCGCCTTCGAGAACGCCCGCCGGTTCTACGAGGCCAACGGCTTCTCGGTGCAGCACCGGTTCTGCAAGCAGTTCATCCCCATGGAGGGCGGACTGGTCTACCGGCTGAACATCGACGAAGACGACGCGGACAACAACTACCAATAG
- a CDS encoding sigma-54 dependent transcriptional regulator: MRKMLVITRDGSRSEEIGGLLGKDKRLGTGTGAVAANEAPDREVDTLFVDVESLLGRHTSVAKGLEGLWAQYPSAAIVVLADEATTHHAVDAVKAGAFDYLTHPIEKEELDLIVDKVRETDVLKSELDYLRGQFWNEDSLEYVDTRSKAMRDVFVKIRQVAGTRTTVLLTGETGTGKSLIAKLIHAHSNRKSQPFISVHCGAIPDTLVESELFGHEKGAFTGAVRRKLGKFELAHGGTIFLDEIGTVSQSVQVKLLNVIQERFIQRVGGESDIPVDVRIIAATNEDMLELCERGKFRRDLFYRLNVFPIRIPPLRERIEDIPRLSEVFIQQFNGLLNTEVKGIHPQVLDRLLEYEWPGNVRELENVIERACILETGEVLMPESFPPDLLDNQGEVVTSPVRTSLPLKEARRITVDKFERQYLSSLLEQCGGVIKDAARRAGVTTRQLSKLLGRHGLDKMDFRKKNL, encoded by the coding sequence ATGCGCAAAATGCTTGTGATTACCCGCGACGGGAGCCGGTCGGAGGAGATCGGCGGTTTGCTCGGGAAGGACAAACGACTGGGGACGGGGACGGGCGCGGTGGCCGCCAACGAGGCGCCGGACCGCGAGGTGGACACCCTGTTCGTGGACGTGGAATCCCTGCTCGGCAGGCATACCTCCGTGGCCAAGGGGCTGGAGGGGCTGTGGGCCCAGTATCCGTCGGCGGCCATCGTGGTCCTGGCGGACGAGGCCACCACCCACCATGCCGTGGACGCGGTCAAGGCCGGGGCATTCGACTATCTGACGCATCCCATCGAAAAGGAAGAGCTGGACCTGATCGTGGACAAGGTCCGCGAGACCGACGTGCTCAAGTCCGAGCTGGACTACCTGCGCGGCCAGTTCTGGAACGAGGATTCGCTCGAATACGTGGACACCCGGAGCAAGGCCATGCGGGACGTCTTCGTCAAGATCCGCCAGGTTGCCGGGACCCGGACCACGGTCCTGCTCACGGGCGAGACCGGCACGGGCAAGTCGCTCATCGCCAAGCTCATCCACGCGCACAGCAACCGCAAGAGCCAGCCGTTCATCAGCGTGCACTGCGGGGCCATCCCGGACACCCTGGTGGAGAGCGAGCTCTTCGGCCACGAGAAGGGGGCCTTCACCGGCGCGGTCCGACGCAAGCTCGGCAAGTTCGAGCTGGCCCACGGGGGGACCATCTTTCTCGACGAGATCGGCACGGTCTCGCAGTCGGTCCAGGTCAAGCTCCTGAACGTCATCCAGGAGCGCTTCATCCAGCGCGTGGGCGGCGAGTCCGACATCCCGGTGGACGTGCGCATCATTGCGGCCACCAACGAGGACATGCTCGAGCTGTGCGAGCGCGGCAAGTTCCGGCGCGACCTGTTCTACCGGCTGAACGTCTTTCCCATCCGCATCCCTCCCCTGCGCGAGCGGATCGAGGACATCCCCAGGCTGTCCGAGGTCTTCATCCAGCAGTTCAACGGCCTGCTCAACACCGAGGTCAAGGGCATCCATCCCCAGGTCCTGGACCGCCTCCTGGAATACGAGTGGCCGGGCAACGTGCGCGAGCTGGAGAACGTCATCGAGCGGGCCTGCATCCTGGAGACCGGGGAGGTTCTCATGCCCGAGAGCTTCCCCCCGGATCTCCTGGACAACCAGGGCGAGGTGGTCACCTCGCCGGTCAGGACCAGCCTGCCGCTCAAGGAGGCGCGGCGCATCACCGTGGACAAGTTCGAGCGCCAGTACCTGTCGAGCCTTCTCGAACAGTGCGGCGGCGTGATCAAGGACGCGGCCCGGCGCGCGGGCGTGACCACGCGCCAGCTGTCCAAGCTGCTGGGCCGCCACGGCCTGGACAAGATGGACTTCCGCAAGAAGAACTTGTAA
- the glgP gene encoding alpha-glucan family phosphorylase codes for MDKSWLFEVSWEVCNKVGGIYTVISSKAPQAKAAFDNRYVAVGPLLDRNPGFLPSDPPDTVRPALERLKAWGIETATGQWDIPGKPLVLLIGFRNAFPAHDKLLFQLWNDYGVDSMAGGWDYIEPVLFSTAAAMAIKEISEDVGEGADVYAHFHEWMSGAGVLHLKKHAPSVSTVLTTHATMLGRAMSGAGVDIYKRLEEIEPSQEAKAYGVTAKHSMESVSAREADCFTTVSNITRREASNLLGTNPAVVTVNGFNLDGFADPTAVAQTRKRSRKQLLDLAANFLERDLDPAKTLLVATSGRYEFHNKGIDLLLDGLGDLNEELAKSGKDVTVVAFLLVSCGYAGFSDEARRRLKQERYDIEKYAGISTHHLGDADHDPVVMKCRERKLDNEAVNRCCVIFIPVYLDGNDGVLNLEYYDALAGMDLTVFPSFYEPWGYTPMESAAFAVPTVTSDRAGFGQWIMERHPQGHPGVHVLNRLEDDYETARENLALYLSDFTRWTPEERVSRSKEARKIAEEATWAHFYPRYLEAYEYAADIRTERIAGVQRMVAAPGAEISFSGVNTTQPRLRSFTVVTELPAPLARLRDVAENLWWVWHRDSQELFEWMDADKWHESGHNPVLFLDTMRRDRLAELADDPEFIGRLNSVLERFDAYMAESAKADVRGITWKNPVAYFSMEFGLHEAIPVYSGGLGLLSGDHIKSASDLNLPFIGISLLYKNGFFHQRINGNGDQVVEYHENNFATMPITPLQRNDEKVMITVDLPGRTVYAQIWEVHVGRARLYLLDTDVVENSRSDRDITSKLYDPTSKGRIEQEIILGVGGIRLFTALDIVPSVYHLNEGHSAFLLFERIRQLMLLDGVDFPTAKEIVRGNTVFTMHTPVPAGNERFEKSLVENYFRGYADEMGVPWDGLWNLGHIYAEEADHLNMTVLALQLSCKRNGVSRLHGDVSRRMWQDLWRGFILSEVPVGHVTNGVHITSWLDERVRHDIEESCSMSVHRQLLEKTDWGCLDGLDDRRLWDTHVALKHRLYDEVRRSIAAQWTREGEPPNRLHAFLNELNPDHLTLCFARRCTAYKRPTLIFHNLQRIKEILTKADRPVNIIFAGKAHPADTMGASYINLICRLAKQDDFLGRVIFLESYDIRLARLLVSGADVWLNNPTRLMEASGTSGMKAAVNGVPNCSILDGWWDEAFDGTNGWAVGSGLVYQSQVNQDIVDADNLYATLESEVVPEFYDRGGDGVPHAWLQRMKASMQTAFRQYGTHRMVRDYIDDMYLPAIELSKLRAKNNNELALGLGEWRTRIPGRFATVNIKEVKVEGISGDVFRLGNRLTVSAKVDRGQLLTEEIVVEFVAATPDEETVVDCIPMQLKHTEGSTLLYRATYSPAESGLVRYGVRVLPTHPGLASKCDPRLIRWS; via the coding sequence ATGGATAAAAGCTGGCTGTTCGAAGTTTCCTGGGAAGTGTGCAACAAGGTCGGCGGCATCTACACCGTCATAAGCAGCAAGGCCCCGCAGGCCAAGGCGGCCTTCGACAACCGTTACGTGGCCGTGGGTCCGCTGCTCGACCGCAACCCCGGGTTCCTGCCCTCCGATCCGCCCGACACGGTCCGCCCGGCCCTGGAACGGCTCAAGGCCTGGGGCATCGAGACCGCCACCGGCCAGTGGGACATCCCGGGCAAGCCGCTGGTCCTGCTCATCGGCTTCCGCAACGCCTTCCCGGCCCACGACAAGCTCCTGTTCCAGCTGTGGAACGACTATGGCGTGGATTCCATGGCCGGAGGCTGGGACTACATCGAACCGGTCCTGTTCTCCACGGCCGCGGCCATGGCCATCAAGGAAATCAGCGAGGACGTGGGCGAAGGGGCCGACGTCTACGCCCACTTCCACGAGTGGATGTCCGGGGCGGGCGTGCTCCACCTGAAGAAGCACGCGCCCTCGGTGTCCACGGTCCTGACCACCCACGCCACCATGCTCGGCCGGGCCATGTCCGGGGCGGGCGTGGACATCTACAAGCGGCTCGAAGAGATCGAGCCGTCCCAGGAGGCCAAGGCCTACGGGGTCACGGCCAAGCACTCCATGGAGTCGGTCTCGGCCCGCGAGGCGGACTGCTTCACCACGGTCTCCAACATCACCCGGCGCGAGGCCTCCAACCTTCTCGGCACCAACCCGGCCGTGGTCACGGTCAACGGCTTCAACCTCGATGGGTTCGCCGACCCCACGGCCGTGGCCCAGACCCGCAAACGTTCGCGCAAGCAGCTCCTGGACCTGGCCGCCAACTTCCTCGAACGGGACCTGGACCCGGCCAAGACCCTGCTGGTGGCGACCTCCGGACGCTACGAATTCCACAACAAGGGCATCGACCTGCTCCTGGACGGGCTGGGCGACCTGAACGAGGAGCTGGCCAAGTCCGGCAAGGACGTCACCGTGGTCGCCTTCCTGCTCGTCTCCTGCGGCTACGCGGGCTTCAGCGACGAGGCCCGGCGCCGCCTCAAGCAGGAGCGCTACGACATCGAGAAGTACGCGGGCATCTCCACCCACCACCTGGGCGACGCGGACCACGACCCCGTGGTCATGAAGTGCCGCGAGCGCAAGCTGGACAACGAGGCCGTGAACCGCTGCTGCGTCATCTTCATCCCGGTCTACCTGGACGGCAACGACGGCGTGCTCAACCTGGAATACTACGACGCCCTGGCGGGCATGGATCTGACCGTGTTCCCGTCCTTCTACGAACCGTGGGGCTACACCCCCATGGAGAGCGCGGCCTTCGCCGTGCCCACGGTGACCTCGGACCGGGCCGGCTTCGGCCAGTGGATCATGGAGCGGCACCCCCAGGGACACCCCGGCGTGCACGTCCTCAACCGGCTGGAGGACGACTACGAGACCGCGCGCGAGAACCTGGCCCTCTACCTCTCGGACTTCACCCGCTGGACGCCCGAGGAGCGCGTCTCTCGCAGCAAGGAGGCCCGCAAGATCGCCGAGGAGGCCACCTGGGCCCACTTCTATCCCCGCTACCTGGAGGCCTACGAGTACGCGGCCGACATCCGCACCGAACGCATCGCGGGCGTGCAGCGCATGGTCGCCGCGCCCGGCGCGGAGATCAGCTTCTCGGGCGTGAACACGACCCAGCCGAGGCTGCGGTCCTTCACCGTGGTCACCGAGCTGCCCGCGCCCCTGGCCCGGCTGCGCGACGTGGCCGAAAATCTCTGGTGGGTCTGGCACCGCGACTCCCAGGAGCTGTTCGAATGGATGGACGCGGACAAATGGCACGAGAGCGGCCACAACCCGGTCCTGTTCCTGGACACCATGCGCCGCGACCGGCTGGCCGAACTGGCCGACGACCCGGAATTCATCGGCCGCCTGAACTCGGTTCTGGAGCGGTTCGACGCCTACATGGCCGAGAGCGCCAAGGCCGACGTCAGGGGCATCACCTGGAAGAACCCGGTGGCCTACTTCTCCATGGAGTTCGGCCTGCACGAGGCCATCCCGGTCTACTCCGGCGGCCTGGGCCTGCTCTCCGGCGACCACATCAAGTCGGCCAGCGACCTGAACCTGCCGTTCATCGGCATCTCCCTGCTGTACAAGAACGGCTTCTTCCACCAGCGCATCAACGGCAACGGGGACCAGGTGGTCGAGTACCACGAGAACAACTTCGCCACCATGCCCATCACCCCGCTCCAGCGGAACGACGAAAAGGTCATGATCACCGTGGACCTGCCGGGCCGCACCGTGTACGCCCAGATATGGGAGGTCCACGTGGGCCGGGCCAGGCTCTACCTGCTCGACACGGACGTGGTCGAGAACTCCCGCTCGGACCGGGACATCACCTCCAAGCTCTACGACCCGACCTCCAAGGGCCGCATCGAGCAGGAGATCATCCTCGGCGTGGGCGGCATCCGGCTGTTCACCGCCCTGGACATCGTCCCGTCGGTCTACCACCTCAACGAGGGCCACTCCGCCTTCCTGCTCTTCGAGCGCATCCGCCAGCTCATGCTCCTGGACGGGGTGGACTTCCCCACGGCCAAGGAGATCGTCCGGGGCAACACCGTGTTCACCATGCACACCCCCGTGCCCGCGGGCAACGAACGGTTCGAGAAGTCCCTGGTGGAGAACTACTTCCGGGGCTACGCCGACGAGATGGGCGTGCCCTGGGACGGGCTGTGGAACCTCGGGCACATCTACGCCGAGGAGGCCGACCACCTGAACATGACCGTGCTGGCCCTGCAGCTCTCCTGCAAGCGCAACGGCGTCTCCCGCCTGCACGGCGACGTGTCCCGGCGCATGTGGCAGGATCTGTGGCGCGGCTTCATCCTGAGCGAGGTCCCGGTGGGCCACGTGACCAACGGCGTGCACATCACCTCCTGGCTGGACGAGCGCGTCCGCCACGACATCGAGGAGTCGTGCAGCATGTCCGTACACCGCCAGCTCCTGGAAAAGACCGACTGGGGCTGCCTGGACGGCCTGGACGACCGGCGGCTGTGGGACACCCACGTGGCCCTCAAGCACCGCCTCTATGACGAGGTGCGCCGCTCCATCGCCGCCCAGTGGACCCGCGAGGGCGAACCGCCCAACCGGCTGCACGCCTTCCTGAACGAGCTCAACCCGGACCACCTGACCCTGTGCTTCGCGCGGCGTTGCACGGCCTACAAGCGGCCCACCCTGATCTTCCACAACCTCCAGCGGATCAAGGAGATCCTGACCAAGGCCGATCGCCCGGTGAACATCATCTTCGCGGGCAAGGCCCACCCGGCCGACACCATGGGCGCGAGCTACATCAACCTCATCTGCCGGCTGGCCAAGCAGGACGACTTCCTGGGCCGGGTCATCTTCCTGGAGAGCTACGACATCCGCCTGGCGCGGCTGCTCGTGTCCGGCGCGGACGTCTGGCTGAACAACCCCACCCGGCTCATGGAGGCCAGCGGCACCAGCGGCATGAAGGCCGCGGTCAACGGCGTGCCCAACTGCTCCATCCTGGACGGCTGGTGGGACGAGGCCTTCGACGGTACCAACGGCTGGGCCGTGGGCAGCGGCCTGGTCTACCAGAGCCAGGTCAACCAGGACATCGTGGACGCGGACAACCTGTACGCCACCCTGGAATCCGAGGTGGTCCCCGAGTTCTACGACCGGGGCGGCGACGGCGTGCCCCACGCCTGGCTGCAACGCATGAAGGCGTCCATGCAGACCGCCTTCCGCCAGTATGGCACCCACCGCATGGTCCGGGACTACATCGACGACATGTACCTGCCCGCCATAGAGCTGTCCAAGCTGCGCGCCAAGAACAACAACGAACTGGCCCTGGGCCTGGGCGAATGGCGCACGCGCATCCCCGGCCGCTTCGCCACCGTGAACATCAAGGAGGTCAAGGTGGAGGGCATCAGCGGCGACGTCTTCCGCCTGGGCAACCGGCTGACGGTCTCGGCCAAGGTGGACCGGGGCCAGCTGCTGACCGAGGAGATCGTGGTCGAATTCGTGGCCGCCACCCCGGACGAGGAGACCGTGGTGGACTGCATCCCCATGCAGCTCAAGCACACCGAGGGCTCCACCCTGCTCTACCGGGCCACCTACAGCCCGGCCGAGTCCGGGCTCGTGCGCTACGGCGTCCGCGTCCTCCCGACGCATCCGGGGTTGGCAAGCAAGTGCGACCCCAGATTGATAAGGTGGAGCTAG
- a CDS encoding glycoside hydrolase family 57 protein — MISVCFYFQVHQPMRLDKSYSFFQMGRSHHYRDEAANRDIMRKVAEKCYLPANRMMLDLIEQHQGRFRISYAITGVAMEQFQEFCPEVLETFRALADTGCVEFIGETHYHSLAFLFSKEEFRRQVKMHSRILEEFFGTKPVTFRNTELIYSNDLAQEIEKMGYRAVLAEGADQVLGWRSPNFVYQPAGCSKLKALLKNYRLSDDVAFRFSDRGWSEWPVTVEKYADWVHKVAGSGEIINLFMDYETIGEHQWADTGIFEFFRKLPEAILSRDDFVFETPGEAAAHLDPMAQLDVPYFTSWADLERDVTAWLGNPMQDQAAELAYALEDKVLDSGDEDIIATWRELLTSDHFYYMCTKWFSDGDVHKYFNPYDTPHQAFITYMNVLNDLALRLDGSDRRQG; from the coding sequence ATGATTTCCGTCTGCTTCTACTTCCAGGTCCACCAGCCCATGCGGCTGGACAAGAGCTATTCCTTCTTCCAGATGGGCCGCAGCCACCACTACCGCGACGAGGCCGCCAACCGCGACATCATGCGCAAGGTGGCCGAAAAGTGCTACCTGCCCGCCAACCGGATGATGCTCGACCTCATCGAGCAACACCAGGGCAGGTTCCGCATCTCCTACGCCATCACCGGCGTGGCCATGGAGCAGTTCCAGGAGTTCTGCCCCGAGGTCCTGGAAACCTTCCGGGCCCTGGCCGATACCGGCTGCGTGGAGTTCATCGGCGAGACCCACTACCACTCCCTGGCCTTCCTCTTCTCCAAGGAGGAGTTCCGCCGCCAGGTCAAGATGCACAGCCGCATCCTGGAGGAGTTCTTCGGGACCAAACCCGTGACCTTCCGCAACACCGAGCTGATCTACAGCAACGACCTGGCCCAGGAGATCGAGAAGATGGGCTACCGGGCCGTCCTGGCCGAGGGCGCGGACCAGGTCCTGGGCTGGCGCTCGCCCAACTTCGTGTACCAGCCCGCGGGCTGCTCCAAGCTCAAGGCCCTGCTCAAGAACTACCGTCTGTCCGACGACGTGGCCTTCCGCTTCTCGGACCGGGGGTGGAGCGAGTGGCCCGTGACCGTGGAAAAATACGCGGACTGGGTCCACAAGGTGGCGGGCAGCGGCGAGATCATCAACCTGTTCATGGACTACGAGACCATCGGCGAGCACCAGTGGGCCGACACCGGCATCTTCGAGTTCTTCCGCAAGCTGCCCGAGGCGATCCTGTCCCGGGACGACTTCGTCTTCGAGACCCCGGGCGAGGCCGCCGCGCACCTGGACCCCATGGCCCAGCTCGACGTGCCCTACTTCACCTCCTGGGCCGACCTGGAACGCGACGTGACCGCCTGGCTGGGCAACCCCATGCAGGACCAGGCCGCCGAACTGGCCTACGCCCTGGAAGACAAGGTTCTGGATTCAGGGGACGAGGACATCATCGCCACCTGGCGGGAGCTGCTGACCAGCGACCATTTCTACTACATGTGCACCAAGTGGTTTTCCGACGGCGACGTGCACAAGTACTTCAACCCGTACGACACCCCGCATCAGGCGTTCATTACCTACATGAACGTGCTCAACGACCTCGCCCTCCGGCTGGACGGTTCGGACAGGCGGCAGGGGTAG